One window of Thermodesulfovibrio aggregans genomic DNA carries:
- the rpsD gene encoding 30S ribosomal protein S4 produces the protein MARYTGPLCRLCRREGMKLFLKGTRCYTEKCAFERRKYPPGQHGHNRGKLSDYGLQLREKQKVKRIYGVMEKQFKNYFEKATKMKGVTGENLLKLLERRLDNVVYRMGFATNRRQARQLVKHGFFMVNGRKVDIPSFLVRPGDIIELTQSGKELEIIKESLALAEQRGFPEWVEVNIEEMKGKFVRIPERDEMQLPVQEQLIVEFYSK, from the coding sequence ATGGCAAGATATACTGGTCCACTTTGCAGACTTTGTAGAAGAGAAGGCATGAAGCTTTTCCTTAAGGGAACAAGATGTTATACAGAAAAATGTGCCTTTGAAAGAAGAAAATATCCTCCAGGACAGCATGGACATAATAGAGGCAAATTATCAGATTATGGATTACAGTTGAGAGAAAAACAGAAAGTCAAAAGAATTTATGGAGTAATGGAGAAACAGTTTAAGAACTACTTTGAAAAAGCTACAAAGATGAAAGGTGTTACAGGTGAAAATCTTCTTAAACTCCTTGAGAGAAGACTTGACAATGTAGTTTACAGAATGGGATTTGCTACAAACAGGAGACAGGCAAGGCAGCTAGTAAAACATGGATTCTTTATGGTTAATGGTAGAAAAGTAGATATTCCCTCTTTCCTTGTAAGACCTGGAGATATAATTGAATTAACCCAATCAGGTAAAGAATTAGAAATAATTAAAGAAAGCCTTGCATTAGCTGAACAAAGAGGTTTTCCTGAATGGGTAGAGGTAAATATTGAAGAGATGAAAGGTAAATTTGTGAGAATTCCAGAAAGAGATGAAATGCAACTTCCGGTGCAGGAACAGTTGATTGTAGAGTTTTATTCAAAATAA